A single Pseudomonas sp. HN11 DNA region contains:
- the ppx gene encoding exopolyphosphatase yields the protein MPQSQAKNLSLIAAIDLGSNSFHMVVAKAQNGEIRILERLGEKVQLAAGIDDERKLNEESMQRGLDCLKRFAQLINGMPLGAVRIVGTNALREARNRGEFIRRAEEILGHPVEVISGREEARLIYLGVSHTLADTPGKRLVADIGGGSTEFIIGQRFEPLLRESLQMGCVSFTQRYFKDGKITPARYAQAYTAARLEIMSIEHALHRLTWDEAIGSSGTIRAIGLALKAGGHGTGEVNAEGLAWLKRKLFKLGDAEKIDFDGIKPDRRAIFPAGLAILEAIFDALELQRMDHCDGALREGVLYDLLGRHHHEDVRERTLTSLMERYHVDLEQAARVERKALHAFDQVADDWDLENGVWRELLGWAAKVHEVGLDIAHYHYHKHGAYLIEHSDLAGFSREDQQMLALLVRGHRRNIPKDKFAEFGDEGIKLIRLCVLLRFAILFHHIRGTQEMPQVTLRANGDSLDVMFPKGWLDENQLTQADFAQEAEWLTRVGFSLNLR from the coding sequence ATGCCGCAATCCCAAGCCAAGAATCTGTCCTTGATCGCCGCCATCGACCTGGGCTCCAACAGCTTTCACATGGTCGTGGCCAAGGCCCAGAACGGTGAGATCCGCATCCTTGAGCGGCTCGGTGAGAAAGTACAACTGGCTGCCGGGATCGACGACGAGCGCAAGCTCAATGAAGAATCCATGCAGCGCGGGCTTGACTGCCTTAAGCGGTTTGCCCAGTTGATCAATGGCATGCCTCTGGGAGCCGTGCGAATTGTCGGCACCAACGCCCTGCGCGAAGCCCGCAACCGTGGCGAATTCATCCGCCGCGCCGAAGAGATCCTGGGGCACCCGGTAGAAGTCATCTCTGGCCGTGAAGAAGCCCGGCTGATCTATCTCGGCGTATCCCACACCCTGGCCGACACCCCCGGCAAACGCCTGGTGGCGGACATCGGCGGCGGCAGTACCGAATTCATCATCGGCCAACGCTTCGAACCGTTACTGCGCGAAAGCCTGCAGATGGGTTGCGTGAGTTTCACTCAACGTTATTTCAAAGATGGCAAGATCACTCCGGCACGTTATGCACAGGCCTACACAGCGGCACGACTGGAGATCATGAGCATTGAACACGCCTTGCACCGCCTGACGTGGGATGAAGCCATCGGCTCGTCCGGCACCATCCGCGCTATCGGCCTGGCGCTCAAAGCCGGTGGCCACGGCACCGGCGAGGTCAACGCCGAAGGCCTGGCGTGGCTCAAGCGCAAGCTGTTCAAGCTGGGCGACGCAGAAAAGATCGACTTCGATGGCATCAAGCCAGACCGCCGCGCCATCTTCCCGGCCGGCCTGGCGATTCTCGAAGCGATCTTCGATGCCCTCGAACTGCAACGCATGGACCACTGTGACGGCGCCCTGCGCGAAGGCGTGCTTTATGACCTGCTGGGTCGCCACCATCACGAAGACGTGCGTGAGCGCACGCTCACTTCGTTGATGGAGCGTTATCACGTCGACCTGGAACAAGCTGCCCGCGTGGAGCGCAAAGCCCTGCACGCCTTCGACCAGGTAGCCGACGACTGGGACCTGGAGAACGGCGTATGGCGCGAGCTGCTGGGCTGGGCCGCCAAGGTGCATGAAGTGGGCCTGGACATCGCCCACTACCATTACCACAAGCACGGCGCCTACCTGATCGAGCACTCGGACCTGGCCGGCTTCTCCCGCGAAGACCAGCAAATGCTCGCCCTGCTGGTCCGCGGCCATCGCCGTAACATCCCCAAGGACAAATTTGCCGAATTCGGTGACGAAGGCATCAAGCTGATCCGCCTGTGTGTGCTGCTGCGTTTTGCGATCCTGTTCCACCACATTCGCGGCACCCAGGAAATGCCCCAGGTGACCCTGCGCGCCAATGGCGACAGCCTGGATGTGATGTTCCCGAAAGGCTGGCTGGATGAAAACCAACTGACCCAGGCGGATTTTGCCCAGGAAGCCGAGTGGCTGACGCGGGTGGGGTTCAGCCTGAACTTGCGCTGA
- a CDS encoding fimbria/pilus chaperone family protein, with protein MRSFSVISNLLLGAGWSLCFANLAVADGMLPETSVIVLYEEQGEATINIKNTDATPALLHSVVENVPEDVEPLLIVTPPITRVEAGETQLVRFIATLKTPLQTQRLKRVTFEGIPQARAAGGATIGITLRQNLPLILHPQGLPRHDAPWELLVWRRSGERLTVHNDSAYVVRLAADVQLLPQGAMATLPRTYILPGEVLTAKVEGALVGLTEVEIQPATVYGFSVDSYRTLISADGG; from the coding sequence GTGCGTAGCTTTTCAGTTATAAGTAATTTGTTGTTGGGTGCAGGTTGGAGTCTGTGTTTTGCCAATCTTGCAGTCGCGGATGGCATGCTGCCGGAAACTTCAGTGATCGTGCTTTATGAAGAACAGGGTGAGGCCACGATCAACATAAAGAATACCGATGCGACCCCGGCGCTGCTTCATTCGGTCGTCGAGAACGTCCCCGAGGACGTGGAACCGCTCTTGATTGTTACGCCGCCCATTACACGGGTGGAGGCGGGAGAAACCCAATTGGTGCGGTTCATTGCCACCTTAAAAACGCCATTGCAAACCCAGCGCTTGAAACGCGTGACGTTCGAAGGTATTCCCCAGGCGCGCGCCGCAGGGGGGGCGACGATCGGTATCACTCTTCGGCAGAATTTGCCGCTGATCCTGCACCCCCAGGGCCTGCCTCGACACGATGCGCCTTGGGAATTGTTGGTCTGGAGACGATCAGGCGAGCGCCTGACCGTTCATAACGACAGTGCCTATGTGGTGCGTCTGGCGGCAGATGTCCAGTTGCTGCCTCAAGGGGCCATGGCGACATTGCCGCGCACCTACATATTGCCAGGGGAGGTACTGACGGCAAAGGTTGAGGGGGCTTTGGTTGGCTTGACTGAAGTCGAGATCCAACCAGCGACGGTTTATGGGTTTTCGGTGGACAGCTACCGAACCTTGATCAGCGCCGACGGGGGTTGA
- a CDS encoding DUF1120 domain-containing protein produces MKKIVGLTLGIAGLAAAFSAHATTVAELTVRGTIKPAACSLSMSGAGVVNYGDIASGTLLPGAFTPLQERTLPLSVNCSSGAAKFGLTFKDLQASSKVPGILNALGAGYTEAHNYGLGSVSGRKTGGFTVTLRDLKSSGVTLSPIMRASASTSSWQSSDGKAAQFPTQHSWRSGTGLTPAAVSQLSGTIAVRAVINKAHDLDLSRDITLDGRASLELNYI; encoded by the coding sequence ATGAAAAAAATTGTTGGATTGACTCTTGGTATTGCTGGCTTGGCCGCAGCTTTCAGCGCTCATGCAACCACCGTTGCCGAGCTGACCGTCAGGGGGACGATCAAACCTGCCGCCTGTAGCCTTTCCATGAGTGGGGCGGGGGTTGTGAACTATGGCGATATTGCTTCGGGCACGTTGCTCCCGGGAGCGTTTACACCTCTTCAAGAGAGAACGCTTCCTCTGTCCGTCAATTGCAGCAGCGGTGCGGCCAAGTTCGGGCTGACCTTTAAAGATCTGCAGGCCTCCAGCAAGGTGCCGGGAATCCTCAATGCGCTTGGCGCAGGCTATACCGAAGCGCATAACTATGGTTTGGGTTCGGTGTCGGGCCGAAAGACCGGCGGTTTTACGGTTACTCTCAGGGATCTCAAGTCGTCGGGCGTAACGCTGTCCCCGATCATGCGTGCCAGCGCCAGCACATCCTCCTGGCAGAGCAGTGATGGCAAAGCCGCTCAATTTCCTACCCAACACTCATGGCGCAGTGGCACTGGGCTCACTCCGGCCGCAGTCTCTCAGTTGAGTGGCACTATCGCAGTGAGGGCAGTTATCAATAAAGCGCATGATTTGGACCTGAGCCGTGATATCACCCTGGATGGGCGCGCATCGCTTGAATTGAATTACATCTAA